In the genome of Piliocolobus tephrosceles isolate RC106 chromosome 20, ASM277652v3, whole genome shotgun sequence, one region contains:
- the WFDC10A gene encoding WAP four-disulfide core domain protein 10A, with protein sequence MPSQTLLPVLVLCVLLLQAQGGYRDKKRMQKTQLSPEIKVCQQRPKLYLCKRFCESHRDCQANNICCSTYCGNVCMSIL encoded by the exons ATGCCATCCCAGACTCTGCTGCCTGTCCTGGTTCTCTGTGTGTTGCTGCTGCAGGCCCAGGGAGGATACCGTGACAAGAAGAGGATGCAGA AAACACAGCTATCCCCAGAAATTAAAGTCTGCCAGCAACGGCCTAAACTATATCTATGCAAACGCTTCTGTGAATCTCACCGAGACTGTCAAGCAAATAACATATGCTGTTCTACCTACTGTGGGAATGTTTGCATGAGCATCTTGTGA